Below is a genomic region from Zea mays cultivar B73 chromosome 9, Zm-B73-REFERENCE-NAM-5.0, whole genome shotgun sequence.
GATACATTGATACCATAATGCAGTGGAAGCTTCTTTCCTTGTCCAAGTCCACCTATTCTCTTTCAATCtatctttgagactatatcaaaatTACTCACGCAAACATattagtctcaaaaggtcaagttgtagtccatactccccctaaacatgtgtatCATTTgccaaaggacttgtgaggtccggggatgacttgtacaacttgagcaccaatatAAGTAAAGACAAAAATGcttaaaagaacatgatcaaaagcataaaacacgtgtatgctatagatcaatccaagtttcatgaatctaagacatttagatcactacgcaacctgcaaaaccttttctcatctaaaggcttggtgaagatatcagctagctagttctcggtgctaatgtggcaaacatcgatatctccccctttgctggtggtctctcaaaaagtgatgtcggatgtctatgtgcttagtgtggctgtgttcaacatgaTTATTCTCCAGGCGGATTGCACtcccattatcacataggagtgggactttgctcagattgtagccaaagtcctggagggtttgcctcatccaaagtagttgtgcacaacactggcatgcgacaacatactcgacctcaatGGTGGATAGGGAaatagatgtttgtttcttagagctccaagacaccagagaccttcccaggaactgacaagtctctgatgtgctcttcctatcaaccttgcacgacatagtcggaatctgaatatctgattaagtcaaaggtagacccctttggataccagatcccgaagcaaggcgtatgaACGAaacatctaagaattcgcttcacggccacaagatgacattccttggAGTCAGATTGaattctagcacacatgcatatgctaagcattatatccggtctactagcacaaaataaagtaatgaacctatcatagaccggtatgccttttgatcaacagacttacctcctttgtcgaGGTCCAAGTGTCCGTCGGTTTCCATTGGCGTCTTAGCaggctttgcgtccttcatcccaaaccttttgaaTAAATCTTGggtatactttgtttgggagatgaaggttccttccttgatttgcttcacttgaaatccaaggaagtagtttagctCTCCCATCATCgagatctcgaatttctgcatcattgccctgctaaactcttcacaagacttttgattagtagaaccaaatattttgtcctcgacatatatttggcacacaaacatatCACCATTACaaatcttagtgaaaagagtaggatccGCTTTCCTGACCTTGAAAGAAATGAGAAAGTCTATAagccattcataccatgctcttggagctttcttaagtccatagagcgccttagagagcttatacacatggtcgggatacatgtcatcctcgaagccaggggttgttccacgtacacctcctccttgattggtccattgaggaaggcgttcttcacgtccatttgaaacaacttaaacgagtggtgagcagcataggccaataatatgcgtatTGACTCGAGCCTATATacatgagcaaaagtctcctcaaaatccaaacctgcgacctgagcataaccttttgccacaagtcgagccttgttccttgccaCCATCCCGTGCTCatattgcttgttgcgaaacaccacttggttcccacaacattttgctttggaaatGGCACCAgactccatacttcatttctcttgaagttattgagctcttcgtgcatggccaacaccgaatccagatcctgcaaggcttcctctaccttgaaaggctcaatagaagaaataaatgagtaatgctcagaaaagttagctaaacgtgagcgagtggttactcccttactgatgtcacccagaatctgatccactggatgGTTTCTTTGAATGGTGgcccgaacttgagttggaggtgcttgtggtgcttcttcctctttctctctttcttcatgtgctcccccttgattcatgcctgcatcttgaggtacctgttcctcatcttgagttgggggttgcactgatgttgaggaagatggttgatcttgatcttgttgttcatgcggtcgcacatcacctattgccatagttCTCATTGCGGCCTTTGGaacttcatcctcatctacatcatcaagatcaacttgctctcttggagcgccattagtctcatcaaatacaacgtcactagagacttcaactaaacccgatgatttgttgaagaccctatatgcctttgtatttgaagcataacctagtaaaaacccttctacagctttgggagcaaattttgaatgtctacctttctttactaaaatgtagcatttgctcccaaatacatgaaagtatgaaacattgggtttattaccggttagaagctcataagacgttttcttgaggaggcgatgaagatagatctGGTTTTTGGCATGGCACGCTGTgtttacagcttccgaccaaaaccgctcaggcgtcttgtattcccaagcattgtcctcgccatatcgatgagcatcctgttcttcctctctactacaccattttgctgtggtgtgtagggagcggagaactcatgcttgatgccttcctcctcaagatactcttccacttgaagattcttgaattcagatccattgtcgcttctgatcttgttcaccttgagctcaaactcattttgagctctccttaggaagcacttTAAAGTACCTTAGGTTTCTgatttatcttgcaaaaagaatacccaagtgaagcggaaaaatcatcaataattacaagaccatacttactttccccgatgctaagataagcaacgagcccaaagagatccatatggaggagttccagtggtcttgacgttgtcaatacattcttgcttggatgattagttcccacctgtttacctgcctagcACGTTGCACAAggtatgtctttctcaaaacagacatcggttagtcctaacacatgttatccctttagaagcttattaagattcttcattccaacatgtgctagacggcaatgcctgttgggggccttcgtcctccgaaggtcctcaaaaacgtaatttaacagtgTTTGTCAAGTCTAAtttataaacaggtaccttcagattcAGGATTAAAAGGCATACAGGATGGggacatgatcgtgacgaaggttgtcgtcacTCCGAAGCTATGCACAAAGGAGCTTCGGCCCAATCACGAGAAAAGGAACCgagttaaaggggaaaaggctattcagtcctcatagatttttctataagctaatagcaaatgtaaagggcatgagtgtaatttctcacaggttgcatcctgtgcctataaatagatgaacagtacccccatactgttcactctGACTTGTACTCacgcgtgcgtcacgcttggactttttctttctgtcaagccgaatgtacaaatgtaattcaatattgttattGTTCATTCGTGATGATATAACAAAGAGATACTGATGATTTCATATGATTATTTATCTTGTCTCTCATATCTTGTACTCTTCTTCTTTCATCAACATATAATATGATGATGAAGGTGcttccttcatggccttcgtctgaagatcattatatcctaagggagataatgtttcgaaggacgaagggcattaacttttaacattttgtgttgccttgttcttaactcatagcatttgagaacaagtccccaacagtgccagagccagcccatattagtattagctattaagcatgcatctagatcgacattttctttagagaaatcaactaaatagagcttgtcgtctaatacacctttcaaagctaatgaaccatcactttttctaaagacagatacatcaatatttgtaaataaacaattatagcccatgtgacataattggcttacataaagtaaattgtaaccaagtgattctactaagaacacattagaaattgaacgcttggtagtgatggctattttacTCAGACCTTTGacgttgccttgattcccatcaccaaatatgatcgtgtcgtgggaatccttgttcttgacgtaggaggtgaacatcttctcccccgtcatgtggtttgtgcatccgctatcaataatccagcttatacccccggatgcataaacctgtaaggtaatttaagcttgggttttaggtacccaactcttgttggatcctgcaaggttagtcacataagacTTTGGAACCCAACTGCAAGTCTTGGctctcttgcacttaggccccaattttctagcaactactttatcatttttacacATAAGCATAAATGAAGCATCATAAGTATGATAAAGCATAGCTGGACAATTAGATGCATTCCTAGGCGCATGGGAAACAACATGATGGGCATGATGCCTAGGTCTATTCCTACCATGAGATTACAAAGTGCTAGAGGATGCAAACATGACATGAGAATCAAAAACACCATCATGATGTACAGGTAAAACAACATGATTATAACAACCATCATGAAGAGCAATGTTAGAGGCATTCTTAACTTGAGCATATAGataagcatgattctttttatcATGAAAAGAATGAGATCTACTAGCCATAtgtgccttccctttctccttgatgatattggaagtcctttggcctgttaagttcttggttcccttttggaaaccaagcccatccttaatggaggggtgtctaccaatggtgtaggcatgccTTGCAAACTTAATTTTATCACACTCCTTTTTGCAAGTTTTAAGTATAGCATTAAGGTTTACAATTTAATCATTTGACTTAGAAATGGTGGAAATATGATTGTTGCAACCATCAacttcaaaatctttacatctattataAATCAACACATGCTTCACAGAGAAACTAGCAATACTTAGATTTtctattctagcacttagatcaaCATTTAAACTTTTAAGGCTAGACATAGATTCATTACAAGAAGATAATTTAGAAGAAAgaacttcatttctcttaacttctaaagcaagagatttttcagcattaacaagtttatcatgttcttcataaagaaTGTCTTCTTATTTTTCTAACAACCTATAGttctcattaagggcatcaattaattcattgatttttatCTACTTTATATCCATCTAAACCCTTAAAAAGATCACTATAGTCTATATCATCATCaaattcctcatcgctagaataagtttacttaggagtatctcgagtacgtaccttcttctccttagccacgaggcatgtgtgatgctcgttggggaagagggatgacttgtcgaAGGCTGAGGTAGCAAGCTCCTCATCgttggagtcggatgaagagcagtttgAGTCTCACTCATTgctgatgtgtgcctcgccctttgccttcctgtagttcttcttctccttctcccaCTTCTTTTCTTATCCTTGATCATTTTCATTATCAATacattgtgcaataaaatgaTCAGACTTACCatatttgaagcaggagcactttccccttgatttgttcttgttggatACTCATTACGTCCCTTcaaagcggtcttgaagcgcttgattacgagcgccatttcctccttGTTGAGTCCGAAAACcttcacttgtgccaccttgttaggtagcgtctccttgctgtttgttgctttgagagccacgGGCTATGGCTCGTAGAGAGGAAGCGGTCCATTTGCAATGTCATCCACGTACCTTACTTCcttaaccatcatgcgcccgcttacaaattttctgataatttcctcgggcatcatcttggtgtacctgggattttcacgaatgaggtttacaagatgaggatcaataacagtaaatgaccttagtatGAGTCGAATGACATCATGATCTGTCCATCATGTAGTCCCATAGCTCTGaatcttgttcaccagggtcttgagcctgttgtatgtttcagttggctcctctccccttttcatggcgaaccttcccagttcaccttccaccaactccatcttggtgatcatggtggcgtcgtttccttcATGAGAAATATTGAGGATgttccatatttgcttggcattgtccaagccgctgactttgttgtattcatccctgcatagagatgctaacaaaacagtagtagtTTGGGCacttttatgtatttgctcattaataaaaatTGGATTGTCCCCATGTGAAAATGATAAAATGAAGTATTGATTATATTAAAATTTGGATACTTATggtgatttcacatgtaactcatgcAACAAGTGAAAGTGAATTGAAAAAACGTTGACAATCTTTGGATTTTATGGCACAAACATTTTTGAGGATGCTATATGGGCATATATTGCCCCTCCATCAAATTTCATGAATTTCAGAGactatttgtatattattatttATATAGAAATTatcaaaatgcaattaaattcataaaatattctactGTGGACTAAAAATTGCAAATAGGTTACCAGGACCaataaatgttatataagaacataacctcaagtccccatatgaaaatgataaagtgaagtattgattatgttgaaacttggatatttaGTGTGGTTTTCACATATAACTATCCGAATTCCGAAATCCGAAATctactactacttattaaggctctaaggggGTAGCCTGCCTCTGCTTTGTTCTGCCTCCCGACGATCTCAACCGTCCAATACGCCCTAGAGACTCTCTCCCGTCTGATGCACACATTCTCTCCCCCATGCACACCCGCTCGCGACCCCCGTTCCACATCCCCTATTCCAATCCAAAACCCTAGACGGCGCCTGCAGCCCGGATCCCATGTCCTGCTCCCCCCGTCAAGCAGTCGTGGATGATGGGCAATCGACTGCGGAGACGGTGTGCGAGAGCTTCGGACGCGGATAGGTCTGCGGCGAGCTGCGTGACCTATGTTGGCGTGGAGCTGAGGCAGAGGAGCGTCTCCGGGTACGGGAGGGTGGTGGCAGCATTCGCGGATGATGGGACCAGCAGCTGCGGAGACGGTGTGCCTGTCTCCATGGATGCCGTAGCTGTGCTCGACGCCTTCTCCGCCGCGCCATGGCACCAGCTCCGCCCAACAGCTTGGTGCAGATCCACGCGCTTCGCGTCACAGGCGTGCCACGCCACCGCCCCATTCGCTCGCGACGACTGGCAGGCCGCCTGCGCCATCCACGCTAGCAACAGCACGGGCGGTGACGGCCACGATGCCAGCAGCAACACGCAGCCAGCGCCACGGGTCAACGGCCAGAAGCCCTCGCCAGCCCTAGAGGCGACGCCGACGCTAATGCCGGACGAGCTAGATCTGGTGCTCGTGTCCAACCTCCCCAGGCCGCTCAGCATCAACGACCTGTCCCCGGCGCCCATGCACACACCGCAGCTCCGCGTGGCATACCAGGGCGTCCCGGGCGCCAACAGCGAGGCGACCGCCGCCAAGGCCTACCCGGGCTGCGATGCCATCCCCTGCGACCAGTTCGAGGTGGCCTTCCAGGCCGTCGAGCTCTGGATCACTGACCGCGCCGTGCTCCCCATGGAGAACCCCCTTGGCGGCAGAATCCACCGCAACTACGACCTCCTCCTCCGGCACCGCCTCCACATCGTCGGGGAGGTCCAGCTCCCCGTCCACCACTGCCTCCTCGCGGCTGTGGCGGGTGTGGCGGCCATGGCGTGATGGCCTGAGGCCCCTGCCCAGGGTTGCAGGCTGTTGCAACGGGGTACAGACTCAAAATCACTCCATGCATTAGTTCACCTGTTTGGATGGCCTAGGACTAAATTTTAGGTGACTAAACATTTTAGTCCTGGCATCCAAACGGGCTCTTGTTGTGTGTATGTTATGTATCTACAATCTGTATTCTGCCGATTTATTTCTCCATTGATCTGGTGCGTGTAACATTTTTTGATCTGGTCCATGTAACATTTTTTTGATCTGGTCCATGTAACATTTTTTCATTACGTCTCGTGGTTATTTACAACCGAGTTCATTTGTGTTGCTTTGCAGGTTCTTGATTTTGATTTTGAGAAGTTTGTTCAATCTCCTTATCAAATTTGAATGTGTATGCGTGCTTGGTCTGTGGAAAATATTTCCAAGGAAGAGGGTTGAAATCTCATGCATATACACACAGCCTTGAAGCAGGCCATCCAAACGCATGAACCGATTTTGACTTGTTTATCTTAACGCACCACTTATTGTCCAGTGCTGATAATGTATGTTGTTGTAGCACCATGGATCAATGTATGGTCCTGGATCCTACAAGGGATGCCAGCAAGGTAGCAAATTTGGTGGCAGTACTACAAGTTGGAGTTCTGTTGGCCGCAGATTTGGTACTATCGACTTGAGTGGCAATCAACAAAGGGGCAACATGCCATTTTGTAGTCACAATGGCTCTCTAGAGTTCATGAATGAGCAAAACCATGGGCCACACGCTACAAAACCTAAGGTACAAGGCATAGAGAACACCTCAAGAGATGAGAGAAGCGAGAAAATTGTTCCTCTGATTGATAGTGAACTGTACAATCGCTCTGATTTTATAACTGAGTACAAGGATGCCAAATTCTTTGTAATAAAGTCCTACACTGAGGACCATGCACATAGGAGCATTAAGTATAAAGTTTGGGCCAGCACAGCCAGCGGGAACAGAAAgctggattcttcttaccatgcagCCAAAGAGAAAGAAGAGCATTGCCCTATTTTCTTGTTTTTCTCGGTAAGAACAGCTCATCTCCTTTGGTTTTTTGCTTTTCCCTTAGAGGAAAAAAAGAGTAACAGTACATAGTGGGTGTTTGATCCTTTATTAGCATGTGCTAAGGTGTTTCCGATTTTGTTAATTTCTTTTATGAATAATTGTACCTTTTATAGGTTAATGGAAGTGGCCAATTCTGTGGCATGGCTGACATGATTGGATCTGTCGATTTCGACAGAAGTGTTGATTATTGGCAGCAGAATAAGTGGAGTGGCCAGTTCCCTGTGAAGTGGCACATAATTAAGGATGTACCGAACAATCTTCTGTGGCACATCATTCTTGAGAACAATGACAATAAACCTGTCACAAATAGCAGGGACACACACGAGGTAAACCATGCATTTTTTCTTTGTGATTTTTGCTCATATTGTTGGCATGAGACTGTTGGAGCTGATAATATGCTACAGGTACTTGAAAAGAAGCGATCTTTCAAACCGCATCATTTTGTTATTTGAAAAAAAACAAGGCCATATGTTTATCAAATGTGTGACCTCTTTCTTCTGACATAAGCAAATATAGATGTCGTACATGAGTATGCCACAAGACTCGAATTTGAAAAGGTCTCTGAACAAACTATATATAGATGAGTGCAAATCAAATCTCACGATGCCGACAATTTTACTAAAGCAGCAATTTGTATAATTGCTAAACTTCTCTGCAAGGGTTGAAGCAGTTGGGCTTCCTAAGGTTATGCGTTAACCATGTTTTTCAGATGTACCGTATCAATACTTAATGCCATTTACTAACTAGCCTAATATTTACCACTGACTGTGGTAGCAGCCAGTCACTGCCACAACAGTTTATGGGTCATCTGTACCTTATGACTAGCTGCATTGCAGCCGCAACTAGCACAAGGGAACACATAACAATTTCTGGGTCATCTGTACCTTGTGAGTTGTTATTCATATCATCAACACCTTTTTCTTATGGATATGTGAATATGAATGTTTAGGTGTCCCTAGAAAGGCCACTGTGCTA
It encodes:
- the LOC103640222 gene encoding YTH domain-containing protein ECT4, with product MYLQSHHGSMYGPGSYKGCQQGSKFGGSTTSWSSVGRRFGTIDLSGNQQRGNMPFCSHNGSLEFMNEQNHGPHATKPKVQGIENTSRDERSEKIVPLIDSELYNRSDFITEYKDAKFFVIKSYTEDHAHRSIKYKVWASTASGNRKLDSSYHAAKEKEEHCPIFLFFSVNGSGQFCGMADMIGSVDFDRSVDYWQQNKWSGQFPVKWHIIKDVPNNLLWHIILENNDNKPVTNSRDTHEMYRINT